The Methanobrevibacter sp. TLL-48-HuF1 genomic sequence TTTATCTAACTTGAATTTAACTGATGCTAAAGGAGTAAATGGTGGTGCTATTTACAATGAAGGTACTTTAATATTAAATAATTGTAGTTTTATAAATAATAAAGCAACTTTTGGTGGCGCTATTTACAATAATGGAACGATTATTTTAAATAACTGTACTTTTAAAGCCAATGTTGCTTCAGTCAGTGGTGGGGCTGTATATAATCTTCAGGATGATTTAACTATTCAAGATTCCACTTTCATTGGAAATTATGCAAAAATTAAAAATGGTATTTTACAGGGAGGAGCAATAGCTAATTATGCCAATAATTTAACTGTTGACAACTGTTCTTTTGTAAAAAATCATCTATTTAATACTAACTGGTATAAAAACGGAAAAATGTATGGTGGAGCTATTTATAACTGTGGAGATAATTTATTAGTTAGAAATTCTAAATTTATTAAAAACTATATTTATGGGTACACAGACAATATGAATAAAAATGTGGATTTATCTGATAAATATGGAGGTGCTGTTTACTCAAATGCAACTGTTTCAACTTTTATAAATAATGAATTTGATTCAAATGAAATATATGCTATGTTATCTTCTTATGTTACTAAAAAAATAAATTTAAGTAATAAAGGTATAGCTAGTGCTATTTCAGCATATAATAAAGTATTCATAATTAATAATACATTTTCAAATAACTCTGCTGCTGTTGCTCCTATAGATATTGATGATGGTGAAGGTTGTCTTATTTTAAATAATACTTTTATTAATAATAATGCACGTTCCCTTGCACAATCCATGTGGCTTAGTGGAAATAATATGATTATTAGTGGAAATACTTTTTATAGAGATGGGAATGCTACTGATAAAGGTTATTTTGAAGATCCTAATTATTGGGAAGTTTATGAGATTTTAATTCTTGATGGAGTAAATAATACAATTGCCTTTAATTATTTCGAAAATTCTAATGGTATTCATTATCTTAATCCTACTGGTGAAGACAAAACTGCGAATTTAACTATTAGTAATAATATATTTAATAATTCCAGGAAATCTATTTCTGTAGAACATGGAAATAATGTGGATATAACTTCAAATATATTTATAAATTCAAATTATGCAATTGATACTTACACTGGAAGATATGTTAATATTAAAAATAACTATTTCTATGGTGGAGGTCCTGATGGTAATTCTCATAAGGGGTATGTTGATATAAATTCTCATTTCACTGTTATTTCAGGAAATGTCTTTAGAAAAGTAGGTAATAATGATAGTTTAGGTCCTATAATTTCTATTAAAGTAAGGGATAATATTACAATTACTGGTAATGCTTTCATTGAAAATACTGTTGCACATGGTAATGGAATTATTCATTCATTATTCGGTGGATTTTATTATATTGATGGTATAACTGATGTTGATGGTCCTTTAGGTAATGTTGAAGTTAATAATAATTATTTTGCAAATAATTCTCTTAATGATGGAGCGTTATTTGATTCTGTAGCTTCAAAAATTAACATTGTCCGAAATATTATTGAAAATAATGATGGTTTAATAATTTTAGCTAATGACACATATTACCAAATTCAATATATGAATTTCACGGATAATGAAATTAAAGATTTCACTGGAAATATTGGGGATTATATTTATCTTTATAATTCCAAAAATTTCAACGGATCTGATAATAAAAAATACACAGGAGAAAGTAGCTCCTTTATAGATAAAATATTTGATTTTATTAAAGATTTATGGGATGACTTTTTCAAAGGTAAAGATTCTATTAAAGATCCAACTAAAGTTGATGATAATAAGAATATAAGTAATTCTACATCTGAAATTACTAATAATACTGATGTTGATAATTCTACAACTAACATTACGAATAATACTGAAATTAATAATACAAATGTAAGTAATTCTACATCTAACAACACAGAAATTATTGATAATACTACAAATACAGATAATTCCACATCTGATGTCAATAATAACACAACCATTCCAGATAATAATACTTCTGAAGATAATACTAAAAAAGATGATTCTACATCTGAAGATAATAGTAAAAATACGGAATTTGATAATAATGCTACAGACTCAGATAGTGATTCTGATGTTGGTGATAGTTTAAATATGTTGCCTTCATATAGTCACAGTGATAAAACTAATGATGAAAATCCTAGCGAATCCAAATCTGCAAAATCAAATGTTGGTGCAGGTCAATCTAGTCCACGTTCACCTGGTGCTTCTTCTTCACCAGAAGCTCATGAAATTGTAAAATCCAATGTTTCTAAAAATATTAATGATAATAATTATTTGATATTTTTTATCGTGGTTATTGTGGTTATATTTGCATTGTTAGTTGTTGGATATAAGAAAAAATAATTTTTAAAATTTTTCAATGAGGTTTTTATTTCCTCTTTTTTTTAAATAGTTTGTTTTTTTATAATACAATTTAAGTATATCTGTTGTAAATAACTTATTTTTGTTTAATTTTACTTCTCTTTTTTTGAAAATATATATTTAAATAATTTAATAACTATATTGAAATATGTCAAAATTATTTTATTTTTCTACAAATATTTTTGATTATATATAAAATGGAGGATTTGTATTAATGAATTTTAAATATTTAATATTCTTATGTTTAATGTTCATTGTTTCAATTGGTGCTGTAAGTGCTGCAGATGATGTAAATAATACTGTAGATAATACAGTTGATGCAGATACAGCAATAAATAGTGTATCAGTTGATTCAGTTATTATGGATAGTCCTATTTATGCAAATAATGCTAAGGAATATACAATAACAAATGATAATTATGAAAACTATTTTGATAATGAAACTGGTGATATATTAGATACTGCTCCTTTTAATAATGGGGATGTTTTAAAAATTGATAATGTATCAGATAAATGTTTCGTAATAAGTAAAAATTTAACTATTTTGCCTGCTGGGGCTAATACTACTTTTACAAATGTAGGATTTAATTTTGTTCCTGGAAGTGAAGGTTCTATTGTAAATGGAGTAACTATTAATAATACTGTTGGTAAATGGAGTAATAATGATGCTGTATTTTTAATACCTATTTTAATTCAGCATACTAAAAATATCACAGTTATTAATTCCAATCTTTATTCATCAGCAAGTACTGTACCAGCTCCAAATAATGTTGTTTATATGGTAAATGCATCTTATTGTAATATTAGAAATAATACTATTTCTCAATCTTCAGGTAAAGTGCCTGTGAATATTGTTTCATCAAGCTATAATAATATAACTGATAATAAGATGTATTCTAAATCTGCAAATGTTATTTTTGTTGGATTAGGTTTTTCATCTCTTGCTGTAGCTGGTATTAGTGAAGGTAACTTATTTAAAAATAATATTCTTGATGGAAATGGTATAAGTAGTGCAATGTGTTATGCTATTAAATTACAAGGTAATTCAAATGTTGGTAAAACTATTGGTCAAAATACATTTATAGGAAATACTATATCTAATGCATATGATGGTATTTATATTCAAGATGATGTAAATGGTACAACTATAATAAACAATACTTTTATTAATGTAAGAACAGGTATAGAAATGGTTCATCAAAGAGCAGTTGTTGAAAAAGCATATATTTACGGTAATAATATAACTGCAACTACTGATGCTATTGTAATTACAAGAGGATCTGCAACAATTGAAGATAATGTAATTAATGCTGGAAATAGGGGAATATTTTTAAAACCATTTTCTTCTGATTTATTAATTTTAAATAATCATGTTGTTGCTAGAGGACAATATGCTGTATGGTCTGATAGTAGGAGTAATAATGTAACTGTTATGGGTAATTATCTTGTTTCTAGTTCATTTAAAGGAGATAATGCTGTTAAAGCTAAAGATAAAAGTAAAGTATCTGGCAATGGACCTTTGGATATTAATGTTGCTATAGATGCAGACATAACTAAAAATGCTACAGCTACTATTAAACTTTCACCTATGGTTAATGGTACTATAACTATTAGCTTCAATGGAAAAATAGAAACTATTGATTTTAATGGTTCAGGATCTCTTGTTTATGATTTAGGATTATTAGAATTTGGAGAACATAATATTACTGTAACTTATAATGGTAATAATAATTTTAATGGCACTACTGTTACTAAAACTTTCTTTGTTGATAAAATCAATACTGGAATTAAACTTGTTGTAGGTAATATTAATGTTGATGAAACTGCAGTAATTAATGTAACACTTACTCCTGGAATAAATGGAACAGTAAAAGTTGTTGTAAATGGTCAAACTTATAATGTAGCTATTAAAAATGGTATAGGAACTTTAGAAGTAAAATGGTTAAAAGCAGGTAAATATGATGTGTCTGCTTACTTCACAGGTCAAAATTATTATAAAGACTCATTTGCTTCAGCATCATTTAGTGTGAATAAATTAAACCCAGTCCTTAGTATTAATGCTAGTTCTATTAACTGTGGCGAAGATGTTATTATTAATGTGTCTTCATCTGTATATTCTATAGAAGTTGAATTAGTTATTCGTTTAGACAATTCAAATTATTATAGATATGATTCTTTCTATATATATGGTCAAGAATCAAGAAAAATATCTGATTTGCCTGCAGGAAGTTATTTGGTTCAATTTATTGCACCGGAAGACACTAAAAATAATAGAGCACAAACTACAGTTCGTTTCACAGTATCCAAATTAGCTTCTTCTGTTGCAGTTGATGTTAAAGATATTGTTGTTGGTGAGGATGCTGTTATTGGTGTGTCTGTTCCAGGTATTGTTTCTGGTGTAGTTAATGTTACTGTTAATGATGAATCTTATGATGTAGCTATTGTTGATGGTAAAGGAACTTTAACTATTTCTAATTTAGTTGCTGGTGACTATAATATTAGTGCAAGCTACTTAGGAGATGACAAATATTTATCAAGCAGTAATTCTACTAAATTTACCATATCTAAATTAGCTTCTTCTGTTGCAGTTGATGTTGATGATATTGTTGTTGGTGAGGATGCTGTTATTGGTGTGTCTGTTCCAGGTATTGTTTCTGGTGTAGTTAATGTTACTGTTAATGGTAGGTCTTATAATGTTGCTATTGTTGATGGTAAAGGTGTTTTAATTATTTCTAATTTGGCTGCTGGTGATTATGCAGTTGATGTGAATTATGCGGGAGATAATAAATATTTACCAAGTAGTAATTCTACTAAATTCAGTATATCTAAATTACCTTCATCTGTTCTTGTTAATGTTAAAGATATTGTTGTTGGTGAAGATGCAGTTGTTAATGTGGTTTTACCTGATGATGCTACTGGTAGTGTTACTATAACTGTTAATGGTAAAGATTATGTAGTTGATGTTAAATATGGTGTTGCTAATATTGCTATTTCTGATTTAGCTAAAGGAAACTACAATGTTTCTGTAAAATACTCTGGTGATGGCAAATATTTACCTAGTGAAAATGCTACTCACTTTGATGTTGTAAAAGCATCTGAATATAATGTGACTATTATTATTGATGTTGGTGATATTGTTGTTGGTGAGGATGCTGTTATTGGTGTGTCTGTTCCGGATATTGTTTCTGGTGTAGTTAATGTTACTGTTAATGGTAGGTCTTATAATGTTGCTATTGTTGATGGTAAAGGTGTTTTAATTATTTCTAATTTGCTGCTGGAAATTATAATGTTAATGTAAATTATGCTGGTGATAATAAATATTTACCAAGTAGTAATTCTGCTAATTTCACAGTATCAAAAGTTTCATCTAGTGTGATTGTTGATGTTGGTGATATTGTTGTTGGTGAGGATGCTGTTATTGGTGTGTCTGTTCCGGATATTGTTTCTGGTGTAGTTAATGTTACTGTTAATGGTAGGTCTTATAATGTTGCTATTGTTGATGGTAAAGGTGTTTTAATTATTTCTAATTTGGCTGCTGGTGATTATGATGTTAATGTGAATTATGCGGGAGATAATAAATATGTAGCAAGCAGTAATTCTACTAAATTTACCATATCTAAATTACCTTCTTCTGTTCTTGTTAATGTTGATGATATTGTTGTTGGTGAAGATGCAGTTGTTAATGTGGTTTTACCTGATGATGCTAATGGTAATGTTACTATAACGGTTAATGGTAAAAATTATGTGGCTGTTGTTAAATATGGTGTTGCTAGTGTTACTATTTCTGATTTAGCTAAAGGAAACTACAATGTTTCTGTAAAATACTCTGGTGATAACAAATATTTACCTGGTGAAAATACTACTCAGTTCAGTGTTGCAAAAGTATCTGATTATAATGTGACTGTTGATATTGTGGATATTATTGAGGGTGAGAATGCTACTGTGACTGTGGTTGTTCCTGATGATGGAACTGGTGAAGTTATAATTACTATTGATGGTAAAGAGTATAAAGGTAGTGTTGATAATGGTGTTGCTAAAGTTGTTATCCCTGATTTAAAAGAAGGAACATATAAAGTTGTCACATTCTACACTGGAGACAATAAATATGATTCTATGATTGTTAATGGAACTATAACAGTTAATAAAAACACTAAAACCACCTTAACAATGGACGATGTTGTAAAATACTTCAAAGGTGCTCAAAATCTCACAGCTAAACTAGTTGACGCATTTGGAAACCCAATAGCTAACGCAAC encodes the following:
- a CDS encoding adhesin yields the protein MNFKLKILLLGLLFVLCVNSVSAVDSLNNMTLDDNVILEDSDYVVDETILIDGDVSISSENGAVISANNENSIFNVSGNSKLTLSNLNLTDAKGVNGGAIYNEGTLILNNCSFINNKATFGGAIYNNGTIILNNCTFKANVASVSGGAVYNLQDDLTIQDSTFIGNYAKIKNGILQGGAIANYANNLTVDNCSFVKNHLFNTNWYKNGKMYGGAIYNCGDNLLVRNSKFIKNYIYGYTDNMNKNVDLSDKYGGAVYSNATVSTFINNEFDSNEIYAMLSSYVTKKINLSNKGIASAISAYNKVFIINNTFSNNSAAVAPIDIDDGEGCLILNNTFINNNARSLAQSMWLSGNNMIISGNTFYRDGNATDKGYFEDPNYWEVYEILILDGVNNTIAFNYFENSNGIHYLNPTGEDKTANLTISNNIFNNSRKSISVEHGNNVDITSNIFINSNYAIDTYTGRYVNIKNNYFYGGGPDGNSHKGYVDINSHFTVISGNVFRKVGNNDSLGPIISIKVRDNITITGNAFIENTVAHGNGIIHSLFGGFYYIDGITDVDGPLGNVEVNNNYFANNSLNDGALFDSVASKINIVRNIIENNDGLIILANDTYYQIQYMNFTDNEIKDFTGNIGDYIYLYNSKNFNGSDNKKYTGESSSFIDKIFDFIKDLWDDFFKGKDSIKDPTKVDDNKNISNSTSEITNNTDVDNSTTNITNNTEINNTNVSNSTSNNTEIIDNTTNTDNSTSDVNNNTTIPDNNTSEDNTKKDDSTSEDNSKNTEFDNNATDSDSDSDVGDSLNMLPSYSHSDKTNDENPSESKSAKSNVGAGQSSPRSPGASSSPEAHEIVKSNVSKNINDNNYLIFFIVVIVVIFALLVVGYKKK